The Dehalococcoidia bacterium region CACGGCGCGCTCATCTGGTCAAACGGCGGAAGTGCCGGCGCGCCGCTCGGCAAGCCCGAGCTTGAACACGGCGTCAGCCGTGTCGCGAAAGAGCAGCCGACGCGCATCGTCGCGGAACTGCTTCTGCGCGAGCTGCCGCGCGCTCGCCTCATAGGTCAGGATCGGCAGGTCGGCTCCCCACATGCACTTGCCCCGCCCCTGGAAGTTGATGAAGGTGTCCAGTTCCTGGCTCCACAGCCGCGGCGCAAACCCCGAAGCCGAGAGATAGACGTTGCGGTGCTTCCATGCCATCGCGATCAGTTCGCTTGTCCACGGCCACCCCGTATGGCCGCCGACGATCTTGAGCGTAGGGAAGTAGAGGGCGATGTCGTCCAGCAGGATCGGCCGGGCGTGAGCGCTCGGCATCGTCTGCGCGCAGTGGCAGACCTGGATCACGACGGGCACGTCGAGCTCGACGCACTTCGCATAGTAGGGATAGAGGTCGCGATGGTTAATCGGCATGTCGAAGCCGTAGACCAGGAGATGCGCGCCCTTGAAGCCAAGCTCGCGCACCGCCCATTCCAGTTCGCGCACCCCGGCCATCCGCTTGTAGGGATTGATCCCGTAGTAGCCATACAGCCGGTCGGGCGCTTGGCGGACGAGATCCGCGACCTCTTCCGGCCGGATATCGACAAGCTGCTCCCGCCGCTCGAACGACCAGATCTGATAGGCCGGAATGCCGGCCATCAGCACATTCGCCCTGTCCATCAGGGCGAGAAATTCCGGCACGCTCCAGCCCCGGACGTTCTCGTGGAGGTTGTAGCGGTCGATCTCCTCGGCAAGCTCGGGAGCATCGCGAAAGATTTTCTTCATCAAGGGCGGAGTGAACGGGCTGCACCAGATATCGACTGCGCCGCCTTCGTAAATCATCATGCTCTCCAGACATGCCTTGCCCTCTGTGCGCCGAGGGGGATGATATGTCGGCAAGACGGCAGTCTGCTCGTTTCACGGCGTGACGATGAGCGTCCCCCGCATCCCGCGCTCGGCGTGACCGGCGATCGTGCAGAAGATGTCGTAGCGCCGCGGTTCGAGGACGACGTCGACGAAGCCGGTCGCGCCGGGAGCGAGGTTCGGCGTTCGTGCCTCGACGGCGCCGCCTTGGATTTTCAAGTTGTGCACTTTCTGGCCGACATTGCGCAGGACGAAGCGGACGGTTCCTGCGCGCGCGGTGATCGTCGGAGGGTTGAAGGCGTAATCGAGCCCATCGATGAAGAACTCGACGCAGCTCGGCGGCAGGCAGGGGGTAGCGGGGGTCGGCGCGGCCTCCGGCCCCTGCTCCTCGATCGCGCACGCCGAGCCCAGCAGTAAGACGAAGACCAGCAGCGCGCGCAGTCGGTTCACGAAACGATCCCGTTGGATGGGCAGAACGCCAGCCCGGGCGGACGCTCGGAGCGCGCCGAAGGGGCTGTCAGAGAGAGGTCATTCCCAGTTGATGATCCAGACGCACAGACCGGCGAGGAGGATCGTGCTGACGATGAGCGCGGCCATCTGGGTCGGCAGCAGCCCCACGTCTTTGGCAGACCAGACGAGCATCGCCACCATACCGACGGCGAGCACGAACCACATCACGAGATTCGGATGCCGAGCGTAGAAGTTCCGCAAGAACTGCATGGGCGCCTCTCCCGCCGGGATAGTAGCAGAGCCGAGGCGGGACGGCGAGGCGACCGGCTTCCCGCTGAGCTATGCCCCCCGCACTCGGCGATAGGCGAGGCGAGCGAGCTGCTCAGCATCGTCGAGTTGGTCGTAACTCGCCAGGCTAAACTCAACCTCCCCTGGCCCATCATGCCAAATGTTTGATACATCACGCATTGCCGAAGGCCGAAGTTTCGGCACATCGACCCAGTTCAGATTGAGATACAACAAGAGTTTGGAATTCCTCGGCACTACTGTTAGGAAGGTTTCGAAGGTGCGTCCACTCGGTGTGGTCAAACCTTCGCCGACCACAGAGAAACGGACATATTGCTGAGTGTATACAATCTCCGTATTCTCTAGCCGATTCAATCGCAACACCAACTGCTCGTATATCTCTATGATGCGTGGTGACTTGCCCTTGAACAGCGTGTCCTTCGACCAGCCCCCTTCAGGCCGCTCCTCCCGCTTAT contains the following coding sequences:
- a CDS encoding cupredoxin domain-containing protein translates to MNRLRALLVFVLLLGSACAIEEQGPEAAPTPATPCLPPSCVEFFIDGLDYAFNPPTITARAGTVRFVLRNVGQKVHNLKIQGGAVEARTPNLAPGATGFVDVVLEPRRYDIFCTIAGHAERGMRGTLIVTP
- a CDS encoding amidohydrolase family protein; protein product: MMIYEGGAVDIWCSPFTPPLMKKIFRDAPELAEEIDRYNLHENVRGWSVPEFLALMDRANVLMAGIPAYQIWSFERREQLVDIRPEEVADLVRQAPDRLYGYYGINPYKRMAGVRELEWAVRELGFKGAHLLVYGFDMPINHRDLYPYYAKCVELDVPVVIQVCHCAQTMPSAHARPILLDDIALYFPTLKIVGGHTGWPWTSELIAMAWKHRNVYLSASGFAPRLWSQELDTFINFQGRGKCMWGADLPILTYEASARQLAQKQFRDDARRLLFRDTADAVFKLGLAERRAGTSAV